Part of the Roseobacter litoralis Och 149 genome, CAGGACGCAGGCCAGAAAAGCGCGTGCTCGCGTTGGACGAGCGCGCTGCAACCATTGGTGAGGCGCAGGCGTTGCAGATTGAGGCAGGCGATCCGGTCTGTGCCTATCATGGGCTTTCACTGGCTGATGGTCAGCCGATTGCTGTATTTGAAAGCCTGTTTCCGCTAACGCGCCTTTTGGGGATCACCGCTGCGTTGAAGGACACAAGCAGCGTCACGCAAGCATTAGGCGTTGTGGGCATCGACGACTATACACGTGCCTCAACCCGCCTGACGGCCGTGCGCGCCATGCCAACCCACGCGCTGCTCTTGGATGTTGCCGAAGGCGATCCGCTGCTGAAATCCTCCGGTGTAAATCAATGCGCGCGCGGGCAACCCGTCGAATACGGCCGCACCTGGTTTGCAGGAGACCGGGTAACGCTCACGCTTGAAACCTGAAGATTAATCATCCCGCCGGACACTGGCTCGCCGGTTGTCGTGGATCGCCTGATCAGTCTCACACCTATGGTCATCAGTACGACGTGTCATAAAAGGTTCACTTTCCAGAAGTCATTAATTCATATATTCGTGAACTATGGAATTAATGATCCCCAACCGACTCTCGATACTCGGCCACCCGCAACGGCTGGCGCTGTTTCGTTTGCTCATGCGGCGCTATCCTGATCACGTTCCGGCGACGGAACTGGCCAAGGCGCTCGGGCTAAAGCGGAATACGCTGTCGAACTATGTGAACGCCCTGATGCAAGCGGGGCTGATCCGTCAAGAGCGTGTAGGCACGTCCTTGCGGTATGCCATCGACATGGATGCCGCGCGCGAGACTTTTGACTATCTCTTCCACGACTGTTGCCGGGGCAGGCCTGAAATTTGTGTGGCGAATGCATATTTGGCCCCTGATAAAGACGAACCAGTTACGGATCGCAGATATAACGTACTATTCATATGCACTGGCAATTCTGTGCGGTCCATCTTTGCGGAATCTCTCTTGCGCGACCTCGCGGCGGATCTATTTACGGCCTGCTCGGCAGGCACCAAGCCGCGCTCGGAACTGAACCCGTCTGCACTCAAGGTGCTGGAACAAAAGGGGCATGATGTATCGCTTCTTCGTTCCAAACACATTTCCGAGTTCCAAGGGTCGGACGCCCCGGATTTCGATTTCGTCTTCACCGTCTGCAATCAGGCAGCAAATGAAGAATGCCCCTCCTGGCCCGGCCAGCCCATCAGCGCACATTGGGGGCTGCCTGATCCGGCGACGGTTGTGGGTTCAGATGCAGAAAAAAGCCTCGCCTTTCACCATGCCTACGCCGCGCTGCGCAACCGCATGATCGCTTTTGCTGCCTTGCCTGTTGCGTCATTGGACCGTTTGGCGTTGCAGCAAGCTGTCGACGGGATCGGCCAATCTACTGACAAAGGATCAAAGATATGACTGTCTACGCACTCAACGGCCTTGGCCGGATTGGCAAGCTGGCCTTGAAACCGCTGCTGGAACGAGGGGCTGAAATCGCATGGATCAACGATGCGGCGGGTGATCCGGAGATGCACGCCCATCTTTTGGAATTTGACACCGTCCATGGCCACTGGAAGGCCGATTTCGCCCATGCTTCTGACAGCGTGACAATCGACGGTCAGCGCCTGCCGTTCATCGGTACAGGCGACATCGCCGCGCTGCCACTGGAGGGCGTCGATTTGGTGATTGATTGCACGGGCGTGTTCAAGACAGAGGCGAAAATAGCTCCCTATTTCGACGCAGGGGTGCAGAAAGTCGTTGTATCGGCGCCGGTCAAGGACGGGGATGCTGCCAATATCGTCTACGGGGTCAATCACGATATCTATGCGCCGGAGCGTCACCGTATCGTGACCGCAGCCAGTTGCACGACCAATTGTCTGGCACCGGTTGTAAAGGTCATTCACGATACCCTGCGGATCAAACATGGTTCCATCACGACGATCCACAATGTGACCAACACGCAGATCATTGTGGACCGTCCGGCCAAGGATCTGCGCCGCGCGCGGTCGGCGCTGAATTCCCTCATTCCGACAACGACAGGCAGTGCGACCGCGATCACGCTGATCTATCCCGAACTGACGGGCCGCCTGAACGGTCACGCCGTCCGCGTGCCACTGCTCAATGCGTCACTGACCGATTGCGTGTTCGAAGTGGAACAACAGACCACCGCTGACGAGGTCAACGCTCTGTTCAAGGCCGCGTCAGAAGGGCCGCTGAAAGGCATCCTCGGCTATGAGGAACGCCCGCTCGTATCCACGGATTACACAAACGACGAAAGATCCAGCATCATTGATGCGCTTTCTACCATGGTGATCAATGGCACGCAGGTGAAGGTCTATGCGTGGTATGACAACGAGATGGGTTATGCGCATCGGCTGGTGGATGTGGCCTGCATGGTCGGGGATAGTCTGTGACCGAAAGCGCCACGCGCCCGAAGGGCCTGTCGGCCTATATCGCGGTCACGGCGGCCTATTGGGCATTCATGCTGACCGACGGTGCCTTGCGCATGCTGGTGCTGTTGCACTTTCACACGCTGGGATTCTCTCCGGTCCAGCTGGCTTATCTGTTTGTCCTCTATGAAATCGCCGGCGTCCTCACCAATCTGAGCGCGGGCTGGATTGCGGCGCGGTTCGGCCTGACGTCGACGCTCTATGCAGGGCTGGGGTTGCAAGTGCTGGCGTTGCTGGCCTTGGCACAGCTTGATCCGGGGTGGGCGATTGGCACATCCGTTGTTTTTGTCATGCTTGTGCAGGGTGCAAGCGGCGTGGCCAAGGACCTTGCCAAGATGTCGTCCAAATCCGCCGTCAAATTGCTCGCGCCGACACAGGATGGAGCACTCTTTCGCTGGGTGGCAATTCTGACAGGGTCCAAGAACATGGTGAAGGGTGCGGGTTTTCTGCTGGGCGCGATTTTGCTGGCGATGGTTGGATTTGTCTGGGCGGTTTTGGGCATGGCCGCGATCCTTGCCGTAATTCTGCTGGCCGTTTTGATTGCCATGCCGCCGGGCCTGCCGAAGGGGCGCAAGGGCGCGAAATTTTCGGAAGTGTTTTCAAAATCTCCCAACGTGAACTGGCTGAGCGCGGCACGGGTGTTCCTGTTCGGGGCGCGGGACGTCTGGTTCGTTGTCGGCATTCCGATCTATTTCTACGCTGTGCTCTCGGATGGCACGACTGAGGGCAACCGCGCCGCATTCTTTATGATCGGGACGTTTATGGCCCTTTGGGTCATTCTCTATGGTCTCGTTCAGGCCAACGCGCCGCGCATCTTGCGGGCGAGGGAACGGTCCGAAGCGGATCTTATTGGCGCGGCGCGCACGTGGGGCTGGGGTCTCGCCGCGGTTCCGGCGGTGCTTACACTCGCGGCGATCACCGCCACGGGGCCGCACATGTGGCTCACCGTCACGCTTGTCGCCGGGTTGCTGATCTTTGGGGCGGTCTTTGCAGTGAATTCATCGCTGCATTCCTACCTGATCTTGTCGTTTACAAAGTCAGAGCGGGTCACGATGGATGTGGGCTTTTACTACATGGCCAATGCGTGTGGACGCTTGGCTGGCACCTTGTTGTCGGGCCTGACGTATCAGGCAGGCGGTCTGGCCCTCATGCTGGGCACTGCGGCAGGCATGGTCGCGGTATCAGCGATCACGGTCGGTTTCTTAACGCCCCAGAATCGCGACAAATCATAAGCCCGCAGCACCGATGCCAAGGCAGATTGGAAGCGGTTAGCCCAAAGATTTCCTGATACGCCTCTGATCTGGCTGCCTTTTCCGAACGACGCAAGGCTAAAACCAGGTGGCATCGTGTGTCAGACCGTGCCCTCGTAGCGCTCCAGAAATTCCTCTGCACTGAGGGTGCGAAAATCATCAAGCGCGCCGCGCAGGCGGTCGTGTGGCCAATCCCACCATGCAAGCGCCATCAGCCTGTCAGCAACGCAGGGCACAAAACGGGGGCGCAGTGGAACAGCTGGAATACCTGCAACGATCATGAACGGCGGCACATCCTTGGTCACAATGGCACCGCCTGCGATAACTGCCCCATGGCCGATGTTCACTTCGGGCCGGACCTGCGCGCCATGGCCAAGCCATGTGTCATGGCCGATCACAGTGCGGCGGCTCCGCCTGTGATCGAACCAGGCGTCATCGTGCGCCGCATCGTCGAAATAATCGGCTGAGCGATAGTGAAAGTGATGCAGACTTGCTTTTTCCATCGGGTGGTCCGTCGCGCCGATCCGCACGCAGGCTGCAATGTTGGAGAACTTTCCGATGGAGGCATTGGCGATGTCGGCAAATCGGTCGCAATATGAATAGTCATCCATGTCGCAATGAGCCAAGCGGCTGCCGCGTCCGATTTCGACATATTGTCCGAATGCTGCATCTGTGATCTCGCACTCGGGATGAATGAAGGGGACATCCGGTTTCAATCTGGTCTTACTCAAAACACGCATTCCTCGCCATTCCACCAATCGGGATTATCGGTCTGCTCAATCATAAAAGCTGCCGCTCTCGCCGCGATCTTTGCTGCATCCGCGCATGGGGTCAGATCAACCTCTGCCTTACCCCGCTTCGGGATCGGCGCGCAGGAGGACAATGCCATCAGGGTGCAAATCCCCCGCTTGCTTGCGGTCATCAGGAAGCGTGTCATGCGTCCTTGCGCCCGATCAGCTTGCCGCGCAGCCAGCCTGAGAACCAGTCCATGAACATCACCATGGCGATGATCAGGACGATGTAATAGGCGACTTCCTCCCAGTCTTTCTGGGTCTGGATCGCTTGGGTCAGCATCAGGCCGATGCCGCCGCCCGTGATTGCGCCGATGATGGTGGCCGAGCGGGTGTTGGATTCCAGAAAATACAGGATTTGCGCCAACAGCACCGGCACAATCTGCGGGATGACGCCAAAGCGGTAGCGTTGCAAGGGTTTGGCCCCGGTCGAGGCGACGCCCTCGATCTGCTTTTGATCCACGTTTTCCAAAGCCTCCGAAAAGATTTTGCCAAAGGTGCCGGTATCCGTGATCAGGATTGCCAATGCGCCCGTAAGCGGGCCGGGGCCAAAGGCGCGGGCCAGAACCACCGTCCAGATCAGCGCATCGACACCGCGTACAAAATCGAACAGGCGGCGAGTGGCCGCGCGCACCAACATGAAGGGCGAAAACCGTTTGGCCGCGAGAAACCCCAGTGGCAGGGCGATGATGGCCGCCCCCATCGTGCCAAGGAAAGCCATCAGGATCGTCTCGCCAATGGCCCAGGCCACATCCTTATGCCGCCACATGGCATTGTTCCACCAGTCCGAAATCGCGCCCGAGATGTTTGATCTTGCGGGGTCTAGACGATCTGCGAACAACAGCGTGCCAAGGCTGTGACCATGATAGGGGCTGTCGAGCGTGAACCAGAACAGCTCCCATCCGGGGAAATAATTGAACACTTCGGTACGCGCGCCGGTCAGGGTGATGCGGCCTTCGGGTGTGGTGATGCCCACGCGGCGGTCGGAGGCGGAAATCCAATCGGGCAGATCATCGGGCAGGTTGGTCGTGACGGTGCGCCCCTCGGCCTGCGCCTTGATCAGTGGGAAGCCGGGAATTTCGATCTCGGTCCGGTTGTCTGGCAGGTATCGCACAATATGCGCGCGCCCCAGATCGATGATGATCGCATCATCGCCGCTCACCCAATCGGGTCTTTGACCCTCGGGGTAGCGGCCCTTGCGCTCTCCCTCGACGGCATAGGTGATCTCTCCCGATCTATTGTCCCGGGTGACATGCACCTTGTGAGACCAGCTGTCGGACGCCAGCGTCACGGCGTTTTCCATATTGGCGCGTCCGGCAAGACCCGGCAGGTCAAACGCAAAGAATATATAGACGAAATAGACGGCGATGATCGACGGGATGCCAAAGCCAATCAAGCGCTTGCGCTGAAAAAGCTTTTCGGCCTCAAACTTGGTCGCGTCCAGATCAATCGCGGTCATTGGCCTTGCCCCTCGGTCAGTCGGTTGCGGTAGCGGCTGGAAAGTTGATCAAAGAACACGATCGTTCCGAACAGAAGGATGAAAATCGCAGCGGCTTCATCAAAACGGCCGGGTCCCCAAGCCATGGAATTGCGCAGCTCATATCCCAGCCCGCCCGCGCCAACGAAGCCCAGTATGGCGGATGCACGAATGTTGATCTCGAAGCGGAGCAAAGCATAGCTCAGGTAGTTTGGCGCGACCTGTGGCAGCACGCCCAGAAGCATCCGCTGCAACCATGTGGCACCTGTGGAGGACAGCCCTTCGACAGCTTTCAGGTCGGTGTTTTCGGAGACTTCGGAAAACATCTTGGCCAGAGCGCCCGCCGTGTGGATGGCGATGGCGATCATGGCCGGCACCGGGCCGCCACCCAGTACAAAGATCAGAACCAACGCGATGACGATTTCGGGCACGGCGCGCATGATGTCTGAAATGCGGCGGAACAAGGGGATCAGACGCGGCCATTTCGCCAAGCCGCGGGTGCCCAGCAGCGACAGGAACAAACCGCCCATTGCCCCGATCAGGGTCGAGACGGCCGCGATGTTGATGGTCTCCACCAAGGCGGGAAAATACTTGGCGATCAGCGCAGGCAGATCGGCGCGTTTCTCCCACGCTTCGGACAGAACATCGGCAGGGTAGTCGCCGATCTGGTGAAGACCTTCCCAGAAACCACCGGCATTGCGATCATCCGCGACATTAAAGCCCGACACCATCAGAACGACGAAAATCAGGAGGGTGAGACCGCCATAGAGCCTGCGGCGTTGTACCTGCGCCATATAGGCAGACTGTATGTTGCCTATTGTATGCGCCGAACCGCTAAGTGATATGTCTGACATCCCGGCCCCCAAACAGAAGAATACCGGCAGCCCATGGAGGCTGCCGGATACGTTGCGAAGTGACTTAGTTGCCGATCACGGACTGGCGTGCCGCCACGATGCTCTCGTACATCGCGTGGGTGACGGGCTGGAAGCCCAGCGTATCGCCCGCAGCGACACCATACGCACATTCCGGGTCTGCTTCGTAAAGACCATCAACCAGCGCAACCATTGTGGCTTTGACCTCATCGGGCAGGGCTTGACGCAGAACAACGGGGCCTTCGGGGATCACGTTGGATTTCCAGATCTGCACCATGTCATTCATGTCGACGAGACCTGCATCAACCGCTTTGCGCAGCGCGCCGGAATTGTAGCCGTCTTCCCAGTTGCCCTGTCCATCGGCCCATGTGACGCCGCCATCGATATCGCCGTTGTTCACGGCGACGATGGTCTGCTCATGACCGCCCGTGAATTTGACTTCACCGAAGTATTCGCCGGTTTCCATAGTGATGCCGTCCTTGTACTGCGGGATCTCGATGGACGGGATAAGGTAGCCAGATGTGGAGTTTGGATCACCGAAACCGAACACTTTGCCCTCCATGTCATCCAACGATGTGACGCCGCTGTCGACACGGGCAAAGCCGATGGAATGATAGCCGACGGAGCCATCAAGATTGACCTTGATCAAAACAGGCTCAACCGCGTCCGGGTCCTGCAGGAAAGTTGCAGCATAGGAGGACGCGCCCAACCATGCCATGTCGATCGTGCCGCCCAGAAGGCCTTGAATGACGCCATTATAGTCGGCAGGTGCGAAAAGCTTGGTTTCGACGCCGAGCGCTTCGCTCGTGTAATCCGCCAGACACTGATAGCTGTTCATCCGGTCCTGCGCGTTTTCACCGCCGAGGATCCCGATGCGGAATTCGGTGATGTCTTGAGCAAAAGCGCCTGTGCTGAGTGTTGTGGAGGCGGCAAGCGCCAGTGCGAGGGTCTTTTTCATCGGTATCTCCGTGGTTTGTTGCCCGACCGCAGAGCGGCAGTTTCAGGGCGGGTTGATTTACGTGGCCTGCAGCAGATGCGCAGGCTGAAACCGGCTCAGGCGTAGGCTTTCGCTTTGGGAATGTCTGGCCTGTCCAGTGTCTCGATTTCGGTGGAAGTGGCGGCTTCGGAAAAATCTGCACCAGCCCCGTAGATGTCACGCGCGACATCGGTGGTCAGCTGCTCTGGCGTGCCGTCAAAAACGATCCGCCCGTCGCGCATCCCGATCACCCGGTCGCAATAGCGCCGCGCCGTCTCAAGCGTATGGAGGTTTGCGATGACCATGCGCCCGTCTTCCTCATGGATGCGGCGCAGGGCTTGCATGACCACTTGCGCATTCATCGGGTCAAGGCTTGCGATAGGTTCATCGGCGAGGATGATTTTCGGATCCTGCATCAAAGCGCGCGCAATCGCCACGCGTTGCTGTTGCCCACCCGATAGGGCCTCGGCCCGTTTCGCCGCCTGTTCGGCGATGCCAAGCCGGTCAAGGATTTCAATGGCGCGGTGGATGTCCGATTGCAGGTAAAGGTTGAACATTGTCGCAAAGGTCGACCGCTTGTTCAGGGTGCCATGCAGCACGTTTGACACGACATCCATGCGGGGGACGAGGTTGAATTGCTGGAAAATCATGGCGCAACGCGATTGCCAATTCCGCCGCGCAGCCCCCCGCAGCCCGGTAATCTCTTCACCTTCAAAGGTGATCGTGCCCTCAGAGGCGTTGCTGAGACAATTGACCATCCGCAAGAGCGTGGATTTGCCAGCACCGGAGCGGCCAATGATCCCGATCATGGTGGGCTTTTCGACCCGGATACTCGCGGCATCCACTGCCGTTTTATCCCCGAACCGCTTGGTCAGCTTATCAATCTTCAGCATATCGCCCCCATGTTTGATGAGGGCGTAACTGTCGGAAGCTACGGTTTGATGACGGTTTTGAGTCAGTTTCTTTACACAAAAGTAAAAGAAAAATGACACTCCCGGAACGCTGTAGGCGCAGGATATTGCAATGATTGATGCATATTGCCTTGTGGCCACAGTTACGCACAACGCTTCATAAAACTGTTACATTTTGGAAATCAGGCGATTAGAGTTCTCATATGGTTCTCCACTACGCACTCGCCTTGTCTATCTGCTTCTTCGTTCCCGCGCATGCGCAGATGAGCGACGTGACTTGTGATGACCGCACGCGCATGGCGCATATGCTGACGCATGATCTGGGTGCAGAGCGTCAGGGGAGGGGCCTGCGTGACCCTGAAACGCTGCTTGAAATCTGGGTCACCCAACGAAACGGTGACTGGATCATCGTACAGAACTACACAAACGGGACATCGTGCATTGTTGCCATGGGCGAACATTGGGAAGGCGAAATTCCCGAACCTGTCTAATTGCTGGCTTTCCTAAAGCGTCATGCGAAAAACCTGAATCACGTAATGCTGCCTGAAATCAAAGATTTCAACGCGTTA contains:
- a CDS encoding chloramphenicol acetyltransferase, translated to MRVLSKTRLKPDVPFIHPECEITDAAFGQYVEIGRGSRLAHCDMDDYSYCDRFADIANASIGKFSNIAACVRIGATDHPMEKASLHHFHYRSADYFDDAAHDDAWFDHRRSRRTVIGHDTWLGHGAQVRPEVNIGHGAVIAGGAIVTKDVPPFMIVAGIPAVPLRPRFVPCVADRLMALAWWDWPHDRLRGALDDFRTLSAEEFLERYEGTV
- the phnF gene encoding phosphonate metabolism transcriptional regulator PhnF, with the translated sequence MRDSSDKTPIWKAIAGALRSDLADGRYKTGDKLPTEAALAERFGVNRHTVRHGISALVEEGLVRTRRGAGAFVAATPTDYPIGKRVRFHENLIAAGRRPEKRVLALDERAATIGEAQALQIEAGDPVCAYHGLSLADGQPIAVFESLFPLTRLLGITAALKDTSSVTQALGVVGIDDYTRASTRLTAVRAMPTHALLLDVAEGDPLLKSSGVNQCARGQPVEYGRTWFAGDRVTLTLET
- the phnE gene encoding phosphonate ABC transporter, permease protein PhnE, with the translated sequence MTAIDLDATKFEAEKLFQRKRLIGFGIPSIIAVYFVYIFFAFDLPGLAGRANMENAVTLASDSWSHKVHVTRDNRSGEITYAVEGERKGRYPEGQRPDWVSGDDAIIIDLGRAHIVRYLPDNRTEIEIPGFPLIKAQAEGRTVTTNLPDDLPDWISASDRRVGITTPEGRITLTGARTEVFNYFPGWELFWFTLDSPYHGHSLGTLLFADRLDPARSNISGAISDWWNNAMWRHKDVAWAIGETILMAFLGTMGAAIIALPLGFLAAKRFSPFMLVRAATRRLFDFVRGVDALIWTVVLARAFGPGPLTGALAILITDTGTFGKIFSEALENVDQKQIEGVASTGAKPLQRYRFGVIPQIVPVLLAQILYFLESNTRSATIIGAITGGGIGLMLTQAIQTQKDWEEVAYYIVLIIAMVMFMDWFSGWLRGKLIGRKDA
- the arsJ gene encoding organoarsenical effux MFS transporter ArsJ — its product is MTESATRPKGLSAYIAVTAAYWAFMLTDGALRMLVLLHFHTLGFSPVQLAYLFVLYEIAGVLTNLSAGWIAARFGLTSTLYAGLGLQVLALLALAQLDPGWAIGTSVVFVMLVQGASGVAKDLAKMSSKSAVKLLAPTQDGALFRWVAILTGSKNMVKGAGFLLGAILLAMVGFVWAVLGMAAILAVILLAVLIAMPPGLPKGRKGAKFSEVFSKSPNVNWLSAARVFLFGARDVWFVVGIPIYFYAVLSDGTTEGNRAAFFMIGTFMALWVILYGLVQANAPRILRARERSEADLIGAARTWGWGLAAVPAVLTLAAITATGPHMWLTVTLVAGLLIFGAVFAVNSSLHSYLILSFTKSERVTMDVGFYYMANACGRLAGTLLSGLTYQAGGLALMLGTAAGMVAVSAITVGFLTPQNRDKS
- a CDS encoding helix-turn-helix domain-containing protein gives rise to the protein MELMIPNRLSILGHPQRLALFRLLMRRYPDHVPATELAKALGLKRNTLSNYVNALMQAGLIRQERVGTSLRYAIDMDAARETFDYLFHDCCRGRPEICVANAYLAPDKDEPVTDRRYNVLFICTGNSVRSIFAESLLRDLAADLFTACSAGTKPRSELNPSALKVLEQKGHDVSLLRSKHISEFQGSDAPDFDFVFTVCNQAANEECPSWPGQPISAHWGLPDPATVVGSDAEKSLAFHHAYAALRNRMIAFAALPVASLDRLALQQAVDGIGQSTDKGSKI
- a CDS encoding ArsJ-associated glyceraldehyde-3-phosphate dehydrogenase; translation: MTVYALNGLGRIGKLALKPLLERGAEIAWINDAAGDPEMHAHLLEFDTVHGHWKADFAHASDSVTIDGQRLPFIGTGDIAALPLEGVDLVIDCTGVFKTEAKIAPYFDAGVQKVVVSAPVKDGDAANIVYGVNHDIYAPERHRIVTAASCTTNCLAPVVKVIHDTLRIKHGSITTIHNVTNTQIIVDRPAKDLRRARSALNSLIPTTTGSATAITLIYPELTGRLNGHAVRVPLLNASLTDCVFEVEQQTTADEVNALFKAASEGPLKGILGYEERPLVSTDYTNDERSSIIDALSTMVINGTQVKVYAWYDNEMGYAHRLVDVACMVGDSL
- the phnC gene encoding phosphonate ABC transporter ATP-binding protein, yielding MLKIDKLTKRFGDKTAVDAASIRVEKPTMIGIIGRSGAGKSTLLRMVNCLSNASEGTITFEGEEITGLRGAARRNWQSRCAMIFQQFNLVPRMDVVSNVLHGTLNKRSTFATMFNLYLQSDIHRAIEILDRLGIAEQAAKRAEALSGGQQQRVAIARALMQDPKIILADEPIASLDPMNAQVVMQALRRIHEEDGRMVIANLHTLETARRYCDRVIGMRDGRIVFDGTPEQLTTDVARDIYGAGADFSEAATSTEIETLDRPDIPKAKAYA
- the phnE gene encoding phosphonate ABC transporter, permease protein PhnE; the encoded protein is MSDISLSGSAHTIGNIQSAYMAQVQRRRLYGGLTLLIFVVLMVSGFNVADDRNAGGFWEGLHQIGDYPADVLSEAWEKRADLPALIAKYFPALVETINIAAVSTLIGAMGGLFLSLLGTRGLAKWPRLIPLFRRISDIMRAVPEIVIALVLIFVLGGGPVPAMIAIAIHTAGALAKMFSEVSENTDLKAVEGLSSTGATWLQRMLLGVLPQVAPNYLSYALLRFEINIRASAILGFVGAGGLGYELRNSMAWGPGRFDEAAAIFILLFGTIVFFDQLSSRYRNRLTEGQGQ
- the phnD gene encoding phosphonate ABC transporter substrate-binding protein; this translates as MKKTLALALAASTTLSTGAFAQDITEFRIGILGGENAQDRMNSYQCLADYTSEALGVETKLFAPADYNGVIQGLLGGTIDMAWLGASSYAATFLQDPDAVEPVLIKVNLDGSVGYHSIGFARVDSGVTSLDDMEGKVFGFGDPNSTSGYLIPSIEIPQYKDGITMETGEYFGEVKFTGGHEQTIVAVNNGDIDGGVTWADGQGNWEDGYNSGALRKAVDAGLVDMNDMVQIWKSNVIPEGPVVLRQALPDEVKATMVALVDGLYEADPECAYGVAAGDTLGFQPVTHAMYESIVAARQSVIGN